A window of the Xenopus laevis strain J_2021 chromosome 9_10L, Xenopus_laevis_v10.1, whole genome shotgun sequence genome harbors these coding sequences:
- the mpp2.L gene encoding MAGUK p55 subfamily member 2 isoform X2: MPVALPSHNSDPAMQRVLHNLSDLPPSSDLDLIFLKGIMESPKAHECLEETRLEAVRENNLQLVQEILQDMAGVRDTSDIAAELQGILQEPHFQSLLQTHDSVASKNYETPPPSPMLDPTLSNQPVPPDAVRMVGIRKSAGEHLGVTFRVEGGELVIARILHGGVIDQQGLLHVGDVIREVNGREVGSDPQALQEMLREASGSVVLKILPSYQEQHPLRQVFVKCHFSYDPSSDSLIPCKEAGLAFKAGDLLQIVNQEDPNWWQACLVKGGTAGLIPSQLLEEKRKAFVKRDGELTPNSSALCGSIGGKKKKRIMYVTTKNAEFDRHELLIYEEVARMPPFRRKTLILIGAQGVGRRSLKNKLLTSDSSRYGTTIPYTSRKRKEGEWDGQSYSFVTRSEMEQDIKAGRYLEHGEYEGNLYGTKISSIQEVVASGKMCVLDVNPQAVKVLRTAEFVPYVVFVGAPDFQTLKSNNLSAVEVGITNKQLTDAELLRIVEESERLQQAYGHYFDLTLVNYDLDQTFQELQEALEKLNSEPQWVPVSWVY; the protein is encoded by the exons ATGCCTGTCGCTCTGCCTTCCCACAATTCAGACCCTG CCATGCAGCGGGTCCTTCACAATCTCTCAGACCTTCCTCCTTCTTCAGATCTGGATCTGATTTTCCTCAAAGGAATCATGGAGAGTCCAAAG GCTCATGAATGCTTGGAGGAGACCCGTCTGGAAGCTGTGAGAGAAAATAATCTGCAACTGGTACAGGAGATTCTGCAAGATATGGCAGGAGTAAGAGACACAAGTGATATAGCAGCTGAGCTGCAGGGAATCCTTCAAGAACCTCACTTTCAG TCCCTATTACAGACTCACGATTCGGTTGCTTCAAAGAATTACGAGACACCTCCTCCCAGCCCAATGTTGGACCCCACCCTGAGTAACCAGCCAGTCCCACCTGATGCAGTGCGCATGGTGGGAATAAGAAAGAGTGCTGGAGAGCACCTG GGTGTGACATTCCGTGTAGAAGGTGGAGAGCTTGTGATTGCACGTATTCTGCACGGTGGGGTCATTGATCAGCAGGGCCTCCTGCATGTAGGGGATGTGATCAGAGAAGTGAATGGGAGAGAAGTGGGCAGCGACCCACAGGCATTGCAAGAGATGCTCCGAGAGGCCAGCGGCAGCGTGGTGCTGAAAATACTACCCAGCTATCAGGAGCAGCATCCTCTGCGGCAG GTGTTTGTTAAGTGTCACTTCAGTTATGATCCTTCCAGTGACAGTTTGATACCCTGTAAAGAGGCTGGCTTGGCTTTCAAAGCTGGAGACCTTCTTCAGATTGTCAATCAAGAGGATCCCAACTGGTGGCAG GCCTGTCTGGTGAAGGGTGGCACTGCAGGTTTGATCCCCAGCCAGTTACTGGAGGAGAAGAGGAAAGCATTTGTAAAACGGGATGGGGAGCTCACTCCAAACTCCA GTGCTCTATGTGGAAGTATTGgtggaaagaaaaagaagaggattATGTATGTAACGACAAAAAATGCTG AGTTTGACCGCCACGAGTTACTGATCTATGAGGAGGTTGCGCGTATGCCCCCTTTCCGTAGGAAGACTCTCATCTTAATCGGAGCTCAGGGTGTGGGGAGGAGAAGCTTGAAGAACAAACTGCTGACTTCTGACTCTTCAAGATATGGCACCACAATCCCAT ACACTTCTCGCAAGAGAAAAGAAGGAGAGTGGGATGGCCAGTCATATTCCTTTGTGACCAGGTCAGAGATGGAACAGGACATCAAGGCTGGTCGATATTTGGAGCATGGGGAGTACGAAGGAAACCTATATGGCACCAAAATCAGTTCAATCCAGGAAGTGGTGGCATCAGGAAAAATGTGTGTGCTGGATGTCAACCCCCAG GCTGTGAAAGTTCTCCGGACAGCAGAATTTGTACCTTATGTGGTGTTCGTCGGGGCCCCAGACTTCCAGACTCTAAAATCAAACAATCTGTCGGCTGTGGAGGTGGGAATTACAAACAAGCAGTTGACG GATGCTGAGCTTCTACGCATTGTAGAAGAGAGCGAGCGTCTCCAGCAAGCTTATGGGCATTACTTCGATCTTACTTTGGTCAACTACGATCTGGATCAGACATTCCAGGAACTGCAGGAGGCTCTGGAGAAGCTTAACTCTGAGCCACAGTGGGTTCCAGTCAGCTgggtttattaa
- the mpp2.L gene encoding MAGUK p55 subfamily member 2 isoform X1 has protein sequence MGSPISGVSGEGVSLDSAEELEIHREAMQRVLHNLSDLPPSSDLDLIFLKGIMESPKAHECLEETRLEAVRENNLQLVQEILQDMAGVRDTSDIAAELQGILQEPHFQSLLQTHDSVASKNYETPPPSPMLDPTLSNQPVPPDAVRMVGIRKSAGEHLGVTFRVEGGELVIARILHGGVIDQQGLLHVGDVIREVNGREVGSDPQALQEMLREASGSVVLKILPSYQEQHPLRQVFVKCHFSYDPSSDSLIPCKEAGLAFKAGDLLQIVNQEDPNWWQACLVKGGTAGLIPSQLLEEKRKAFVKRDGELTPNSSALCGSIGGKKKKRIMYVTTKNAEFDRHELLIYEEVARMPPFRRKTLILIGAQGVGRRSLKNKLLTSDSSRYGTTIPYTSRKRKEGEWDGQSYSFVTRSEMEQDIKAGRYLEHGEYEGNLYGTKISSIQEVVASGKMCVLDVNPQAVKVLRTAEFVPYVVFVGAPDFQTLKSNNLSAVEVGITNKQLTDAELLRIVEESERLQQAYGHYFDLTLVNYDLDQTFQELQEALEKLNSEPQWVPVSWVY, from the exons ATGGGAAGTCCAATAAGTGGGGTTTCTGGCGAGGGGGTTTCCCTGGACTCAGCAGAGGAGCTGGAAATACACAGAGAAG CCATGCAGCGGGTCCTTCACAATCTCTCAGACCTTCCTCCTTCTTCAGATCTGGATCTGATTTTCCTCAAAGGAATCATGGAGAGTCCAAAG GCTCATGAATGCTTGGAGGAGACCCGTCTGGAAGCTGTGAGAGAAAATAATCTGCAACTGGTACAGGAGATTCTGCAAGATATGGCAGGAGTAAGAGACACAAGTGATATAGCAGCTGAGCTGCAGGGAATCCTTCAAGAACCTCACTTTCAG TCCCTATTACAGACTCACGATTCGGTTGCTTCAAAGAATTACGAGACACCTCCTCCCAGCCCAATGTTGGACCCCACCCTGAGTAACCAGCCAGTCCCACCTGATGCAGTGCGCATGGTGGGAATAAGAAAGAGTGCTGGAGAGCACCTG GGTGTGACATTCCGTGTAGAAGGTGGAGAGCTTGTGATTGCACGTATTCTGCACGGTGGGGTCATTGATCAGCAGGGCCTCCTGCATGTAGGGGATGTGATCAGAGAAGTGAATGGGAGAGAAGTGGGCAGCGACCCACAGGCATTGCAAGAGATGCTCCGAGAGGCCAGCGGCAGCGTGGTGCTGAAAATACTACCCAGCTATCAGGAGCAGCATCCTCTGCGGCAG GTGTTTGTTAAGTGTCACTTCAGTTATGATCCTTCCAGTGACAGTTTGATACCCTGTAAAGAGGCTGGCTTGGCTTTCAAAGCTGGAGACCTTCTTCAGATTGTCAATCAAGAGGATCCCAACTGGTGGCAG GCCTGTCTGGTGAAGGGTGGCACTGCAGGTTTGATCCCCAGCCAGTTACTGGAGGAGAAGAGGAAAGCATTTGTAAAACGGGATGGGGAGCTCACTCCAAACTCCA GTGCTCTATGTGGAAGTATTGgtggaaagaaaaagaagaggattATGTATGTAACGACAAAAAATGCTG AGTTTGACCGCCACGAGTTACTGATCTATGAGGAGGTTGCGCGTATGCCCCCTTTCCGTAGGAAGACTCTCATCTTAATCGGAGCTCAGGGTGTGGGGAGGAGAAGCTTGAAGAACAAACTGCTGACTTCTGACTCTTCAAGATATGGCACCACAATCCCAT ACACTTCTCGCAAGAGAAAAGAAGGAGAGTGGGATGGCCAGTCATATTCCTTTGTGACCAGGTCAGAGATGGAACAGGACATCAAGGCTGGTCGATATTTGGAGCATGGGGAGTACGAAGGAAACCTATATGGCACCAAAATCAGTTCAATCCAGGAAGTGGTGGCATCAGGAAAAATGTGTGTGCTGGATGTCAACCCCCAG GCTGTGAAAGTTCTCCGGACAGCAGAATTTGTACCTTATGTGGTGTTCGTCGGGGCCCCAGACTTCCAGACTCTAAAATCAAACAATCTGTCGGCTGTGGAGGTGGGAATTACAAACAAGCAGTTGACG GATGCTGAGCTTCTACGCATTGTAGAAGAGAGCGAGCGTCTCCAGCAAGCTTATGGGCATTACTTCGATCTTACTTTGGTCAACTACGATCTGGATCAGACATTCCAGGAACTGCAGGAGGCTCTGGAGAAGCTTAACTCTGAGCCACAGTGGGTTCCAGTCAGCTgggtttattaa